In one Butyrivibrio proteoclasticus B316 genomic region, the following are encoded:
- a CDS encoding glycoside hydrolase family 3 N-terminal domain-containing protein, giving the protein MLSINMDDVMNVINSIKSYLIAIGIIVAVAIVIMIAVMKLKKSTKKLVRGTALVAMLTGIVVCVNMILTGPMSTMMDLISGSGTISQKTSDETTVLAQDIAREGIVLLENEGNTLPVASGTKLNVFGWASTNPILGGAGSGALNDAYDTIDLLTSLKSAGIETNEELTKFYTDYKADRPVVGMWNQDWTLPEPNVSLYTDSLMSNAKSYSDTAMIVISRSGGEGADLPANMTAVVDGSFKDGTTYTAGTYDDALNEGNDWDAGDHYLQLTNREEEMIDLVCANFDKVILVYNGANAFELGFIKDHPQIKSVLWAAGMGHVGMKALGEIVAGEVNPSGRTIDTYVYNMKETPWWNNFGDFNYTNMEDFAYVSTGFTGVETKAEVSFINYVEGIYVGYKFYETAAVEGLIDYDSVVQYPFGYGLSYTSFEQTMGDITESNGTISFDVTVTNTGSVAGKDVVEVYYNPPYENGGIEKASANLVEFAKTSMLEPGASETITISFAAEDMASYDYQNAKAYVLDAGDYEISINKDSHNVIDSKTYSVGTTVTYDGTNKRESDKVTATNAFDFANGGLEYLSRADGFANYAKATAAPTDYNMPADAKATFYNISNYLTPEATAADEDPNAAAVTTGATTSLTLKDLRGVAKDDAKWDELLNSMSLDDMNALISLGGYQTNSVDSIGKVRTNDCDGPASINNNFTGVGSLGFPVGVTIAATFNKDLAYSFGDYIGKMANEMDVSGWYAPAMNIHRTAFAGRNFEYYSEDGVLSGKIASEATKGSWANGVYAYVKHFAFNDQEGNRCDMLCTWTNEQAAREIYLKPFEISVKNVEMTSVMSSFNYIGNRWAGGCSELLKTVLRDEWGFNGFVLTDYFGVYGYMSSDQAIRNGTDCMLVNYPTQTNNVQFRDTNGAQQAMREATKNILYTVVNSRAYAPENLKTGMASWKVLMIVLDVVFGALMLCLMFIFCKNFKKNREKEAAAEATQQ; this is encoded by the coding sequence ATGTTATCTATCAACATGGACGACGTCATGAACGTCATCAATTCGATCAAGTCTTATTTGATTGCTATTGGTATCATAGTTGCGGTTGCTATCGTTATCATGATCGCAGTTATGAAACTCAAAAAGTCAACCAAGAAGCTTGTAAGAGGCACTGCACTTGTTGCAATGCTCACTGGTATTGTTGTTTGTGTGAATATGATCCTGACAGGACCTATGAGCACAATGATGGATCTTATCAGCGGAAGTGGAACAATTTCTCAGAAAACTTCTGACGAGACAACTGTTCTTGCTCAGGATATTGCAAGAGAAGGTATTGTTCTTCTTGAAAATGAAGGAAATACACTTCCTGTTGCTTCAGGCACTAAGCTTAATGTCTTTGGATGGGCTTCAACAAACCCAATTCTTGGTGGGGCAGGATCAGGTGCTCTTAACGATGCTTATGACACTATTGATCTTCTTACTTCACTTAAGAGTGCAGGAATTGAGACTAATGAAGAACTTACTAAGTTCTATACAGACTACAAGGCTGACAGACCTGTAGTTGGAATGTGGAATCAGGATTGGACACTTCCTGAACCAAATGTATCTCTTTACACTGATTCACTTATGTCTAATGCAAAGAGCTACTCAGATACAGCTATGATCGTTATCAGCCGTTCAGGCGGTGAGGGTGCTGACCTCCCAGCTAACATGACAGCTGTTGTAGATGGTTCATTCAAGGATGGAACTACATATACAGCAGGTACTTATGACGACGCTCTCAACGAGGGTAACGACTGGGATGCAGGTGATCACTATCTTCAGCTTACAAACAGAGAGGAAGAGATGATCGACCTTGTATGCGCTAACTTCGACAAAGTTATCCTTGTATATAACGGAGCTAATGCTTTTGAGCTTGGCTTTATCAAGGATCATCCTCAGATCAAGTCAGTTCTCTGGGCAGCAGGTATGGGACACGTTGGTATGAAGGCTCTTGGTGAGATCGTTGCCGGCGAAGTTAACCCATCAGGTAGAACTATTGATACTTATGTTTACAACATGAAGGAAACACCATGGTGGAACAACTTTGGTGACTTCAACTACACAAACATGGAAGATTTTGCCTATGTTTCAACAGGATTTACAGGGGTTGAGACCAAGGCAGAAGTAAGCTTTATCAACTATGTTGAAGGCATCTATGTTGGCTACAAGTTCTATGAGACAGCAGCAGTTGAAGGTCTCATTGATTATGACAGCGTTGTTCAGTATCCATTTGGATATGGACTTTCATACACATCCTTTGAACAGACAATGGGTGATATTACAGAGTCAAACGGAACAATTTCCTTTGATGTTACTGTAACAAATACAGGTTCAGTTGCAGGTAAGGACGTTGTAGAGGTTTACTACAATCCTCCTTATGAGAATGGCGGAATTGAGAAGGCTTCTGCAAACCTTGTAGAATTTGCCAAGACTTCCATGCTTGAGCCTGGAGCTTCTGAGACAATCACTATCTCTTTTGCAGCAGAAGATATGGCTTCTTATGATTACCAGAATGCTAAGGCATATGTTCTTGATGCAGGTGATTATGAGATCTCTATCAACAAGGATTCTCACAATGTGATCGATTCCAAAACATACTCAGTTGGAACAACTGTTACTTATGACGGAACAAACAAGAGAGAGAGCGACAAGGTTACAGCTACAAACGCATTTGATTTTGCAAATGGTGGTCTTGAATATCTTTCAAGAGCAGATGGCTTTGCTAATTATGCCAAGGCTACAGCAGCTCCTACAGATTACAATATGCCTGCAGATGCTAAGGCTACATTCTATAACATCAGCAACTACCTCACACCAGAGGCTACAGCAGCTGACGAGGATCCAAACGCAGCAGCAGTTACAACAGGCGCTACAACAAGCCTTACACTTAAGGACCTTCGTGGCGTAGCTAAGGATGATGCTAAGTGGGATGAGCTTCTTAACAGCATGTCACTTGATGATATGAACGCTCTTATTTCTCTTGGCGGATATCAGACAAACTCAGTTGATTCTATCGGCAAGGTTCGTACTAATGACTGTGACGGCCCTGCAAGTATCAACAATAACTTTACAGGTGTTGGATCTCTTGGATTCCCTGTAGGTGTAACAATTGCAGCAACATTTAATAAAGATCTTGCTTATTCATTCGGTGATTACATCGGCAAGATGGCAAATGAGATGGATGTATCCGGATGGTATGCACCAGCTATGAACATTCACAGAACAGCCTTTGCAGGACGTAACTTTGAGTACTACTCAGAGGATGGTGTTCTCTCAGGTAAGATTGCTTCTGAGGCTACTAAGGGCTCATGGGCAAACGGAGTATATGCTTACGTTAAGCACTTTGCATTCAACGACCAGGAAGGCAACAGATGCGACATGCTCTGCACATGGACTAATGAACAGGCAGCTCGTGAAATCTACTTAAAGCCTTTCGAAATCTCAGTTAAGAATGTTGAGATGACATCAGTTATGTCTTCCTTCAACTACATTGGTAACCGTTGGGCAGGTGGCTGCAGCGAACTTCTTAAGACAGTCCTCAGAGATGAGTGGGGCTTTAATGGCTTCGTTCTTACTGACTACTTCGGAGTATATGGCTACATGTCATCAGACCAGGCTATCAGAAATGGTACAGACTGCATGCTTGTTAACTATCCTACACAGACTAACAACGTACAGTTCAGAGATACAAACGGAGCTCAGCAGGCTATGCGTGAAGCTACCAAGAACATTCTCTACACTGTAGTTAACAGCCGTGCTTATGCACCTGAGAACCTCAAGACAGGTATGGCTTCATGGAAGGTTCTTATGATCGTTCTTGACGTAGTATTTGGAGCACTTATGCTTTGCCTTATGTTTATCTTCTGCAAGAACTTTAAGAAGAACAGAGAAAAAGAGGCAGCAGCAGAGGCTACTCAGCAGTAA
- a CDS encoding GGDEF domain-containing protein, whose translation MNMLAIAIADFVGFIMIISMLISSHVLRSTKRDEFKVFTLIATISAIACIVDFLTFYCDGIPGAFTRMVSLIGNTFCFAVNPIFAVGWCMFTEFKLYQSRARIRKRYKYVVIPGDIMVLLTIVNMFYPIIFYIDENNVYHRLPFSYMFYVVEAGYMIYSLIQINLYEKRYGKVRFFPVYLMMGPIIMGCLLQVFFYGVSLLWVSFALGITSLYMAMQNEFSYLDTLTGLYNRAYLDYLFESYAKDHNSRLGGIMIDVDYFKKINDTYGHSVGDEALIDVARVIRFSKPDKALAVRFAGDEFILLMKDSSDESMQKIISNIRNEVDLFNDTEGRQYKLSLSIGYALFDPDKDDTDSFFRHMDDNMYEEKVRKHSQRD comes from the coding sequence ATGAATATGCTGGCCATTGCGATAGCTGATTTCGTGGGCTTTATAATGATAATTTCAATGCTTATCAGTAGCCACGTTCTCAGATCTACCAAAAGAGATGAATTTAAAGTATTTACACTGATTGCCACTATTTCGGCAATAGCGTGTATTGTGGACTTTTTGACGTTTTATTGTGATGGCATACCTGGGGCATTTACGAGGATGGTATCTCTTATTGGCAATACCTTCTGCTTTGCGGTAAATCCTATTTTTGCTGTGGGCTGGTGCATGTTTACAGAGTTTAAGCTGTATCAGTCAAGAGCCAGGATCAGGAAAAGATATAAGTATGTGGTAATCCCCGGCGACATCATGGTTTTGCTGACAATAGTCAACATGTTTTATCCTATCATTTTCTATATTGATGAAAATAATGTGTATCACAGGCTGCCCTTTAGCTATATGTTCTATGTAGTTGAAGCGGGTTATATGATCTACAGTTTGATCCAGATAAATCTTTATGAGAAAAGATACGGAAAAGTCAGGTTTTTCCCTGTATACCTGATGATGGGGCCTATCATAATGGGATGCTTACTACAGGTGTTCTTCTATGGAGTATCACTGTTGTGGGTATCTTTTGCATTAGGTATCACATCTTTGTATATGGCGATGCAGAATGAGTTTTCCTATCTTGATACGTTGACAGGCTTGTATAACAGAGCATATCTGGATTATCTGTTTGAGAGTTACGCCAAGGATCATAACAGCAGGCTTGGCGGAATAATGATCGATGTTGATTATTTTAAAAAAATAAATGATACATACGGTCATTCTGTTGGTGATGAGGCGCTTATAGATGTGGCCAGGGTCATCAGATTCAGTAAACCTGATAAGGCGCTTGCGGTAAGGTTTGCAGGTGATGAGTTCATTCTTTTGATGAAGGACTCTTCGGATGAATCTATGCAGAAGATTATCAGTAACATCAGGAACGAAGTAGATCTTTTTAATGACACAGAAGGAAGACAGTATAAGCTTTCTCTGTCTATTGGATATGCCTTATTTGATCCGGACAAGGATGATACTGATAGTTTCTTCAGACATATGGATGACAATATGTATGAAGAGAAGGTCAGAAAGCACTCCCAGAGGGATTAA
- a CDS encoding ATP-binding protein: MENIYQDIPRIYTALAEWLACLTYCMVMKRKVKNEDFVLVTILSLIVQSMFLVLTKGLPVFFWIPCMLIAVGLMYAYMAFTCDDSRNVIGYYCARAFLLAELAASLEWQLACFFKRKTDSLWVQLLILVGVYLLVFTWAHYMEVGITRGVFQLEINNRELWAAVLIAILVFAFSNLSFVFSNTPFSGGLAADIFYIRTLVDIAGIMILYVYQSRICELLAEKELRNIHSMLKAQYDKYRNYQSTFEVINMKYHDLKHQIAGLRAEMSDDERKKWIDSLEQELESYSPELETGNSVLDTLIAGKMMNCRANNIKITCVADGDILDFMHVADICTIFGNALDNAIESVTLIDDPEKRLIHLSLSQKKNFVLIQINNYCENTITLKNGYPVTTKADKGNHGFGLKSIRYTIEKYHGTLNFDLNDNWFELKMLIPKGNNA; encoded by the coding sequence ATGGAGAACATTTATCAGGATATTCCCAGAATATATACCGCACTTGCAGAGTGGCTTGCCTGTCTGACTTATTGTATGGTTATGAAGCGCAAGGTCAAAAATGAGGACTTTGTTCTTGTTACTATCTTAAGTCTCATAGTTCAGAGTATGTTTCTGGTTCTGACTAAGGGACTTCCGGTATTTTTCTGGATTCCATGTATGCTGATCGCTGTTGGACTGATGTATGCATATATGGCTTTTACCTGCGATGACAGCAGGAATGTTATTGGATATTATTGCGCCAGAGCTTTTCTTCTTGCCGAACTTGCAGCGTCTCTTGAATGGCAGCTGGCGTGCTTTTTTAAGAGAAAAACAGATTCCTTATGGGTTCAGCTTTTGATACTTGTGGGAGTTTATCTTCTTGTTTTTACATGGGCTCATTATATGGAAGTGGGCATTACAAGAGGTGTTTTTCAGCTGGAGATCAATAATCGTGAGCTGTGGGCAGCGGTTCTGATTGCTATTTTGGTATTTGCATTTAGTAATCTTAGCTTTGTATTTAGCAATACTCCCTTTTCAGGAGGACTTGCTGCTGATATCTTCTATATCAGAACACTGGTAGATATTGCGGGCATCATGATCCTGTATGTGTATCAGAGCAGGATCTGTGAGCTTCTTGCGGAAAAAGAGCTGCGAAATATCCATTCTATGCTCAAGGCTCAGTATGATAAATACAGAAACTATCAGTCTACCTTCGAAGTTATCAATATGAAGTATCATGATCTCAAGCATCAGATTGCAGGACTTCGGGCAGAGATGAGCGATGATGAGCGAAAAAAGTGGATTGATTCACTTGAACAGGAACTTGAATCCTATAGTCCTGAGCTTGAGACAGGCAACAGTGTTCTTGACACGCTCATTGCAGGTAAGATGATGAACTGCAGAGCCAATAATATCAAGATCACATGCGTTGCAGACGGGGATATCCTCGATTTCATGCATGTTGCGGATATCTGTACTATTTTTGGAAATGCTCTTGATAACGCTATAGAGAGTGTTACACTGATTGATGATCCTGAGAAGAGACTGATCCACTTATCTCTTTCACAGAAAAAGAACTTTGTTTTGATCCAGATCAATAACTACTGCGAGAATACCATAACCCTGAAAAACGGATATCCTGTTACAACCAAGGCTGATAAGGGTAACCACGGTTTTGGACTTAAGAGTATCAGGTATACTATCGAAAAGTATCATGGGACACTTAATTTTGATTTAAATGATAATTGGTTTGAGCTTAAAATGTTGATTCCAAAGGGGAATAATGCATGA
- a CDS encoding LytR/AlgR family response regulator transcription factor has product MFQLAIVEDEDSYAAQLIEYIEQYQAESGNYFKVTRFTDGDEITNGYKGQFDIILMDIEMKLMDGMTAAEEIRKLDSDVIIMFITNMTNYAIRGYQVDALDYVLKPVSYFAFSQKLGRAISRIKKTPSKIISVDMPSGVKKLEIDNIFYIESEGHNLNFYTTSGEFTIRAKMGDFEEQLSPYNFFRSNKGYLVNLKYVDGVENGSCIIAGKNLLISRARKNDFMTALTDYMASLP; this is encoded by the coding sequence ATGTTCCAGCTTGCAATTGTTGAGGACGAAGATTCTTACGCAGCTCAGCTAATAGAGTACATCGAACAGTATCAGGCTGAAAGTGGCAACTATTTTAAAGTAACCAGGTTTACTGATGGCGATGAGATCACAAATGGGTATAAGGGACAGTTTGATATTATTCTGATGGATATTGAGATGAAGCTTATGGACGGAATGACAGCTGCTGAAGAGATCAGAAAGCTTGACAGTGACGTGATCATTATGTTCATAACCAATATGACCAATTATGCCATCAGGGGGTATCAGGTGGATGCTCTTGACTATGTTCTTAAGCCTGTGAGCTATTTTGCTTTTTCACAGAAGCTTGGGCGGGCTATCAGCAGGATCAAAAAAACTCCCTCCAAGATCATTTCTGTGGATATGCCATCCGGAGTCAAGAAACTTGAGATTGATAATATCTTCTATATAGAAAGTGAAGGACATAACCTTAATTTCTATACTACAAGCGGAGAGTTTACTATACGGGCCAAGATGGGAGATTTTGAGGAACAGCTGTCACCCTATAACTTTTTCAGAAGTAACAAGGGCTATCTTGTAAACCTCAAGTATGTCGATGGTGTCGAGAATGGCTCCTGTATAATTGCAGGCAAGAATCTTCTTATCAGCAGAGCCAGGAAGAATGATTTCATGACTGCACTAACAGATTATATGGCTTCATTGCCATAA
- a CDS encoding DUF4317 domain-containing protein, producing the protein MNKAETLEIKKQFTPDKCTIDHICGCYVDHEKNKRLTFRKAFGQIPEEEMYKYLDIFQHTLAGTFGKNLISLEFPLDQEQPGGTQDFLLTLRNSRLEDDELLEEFYDKIIANYVNGENYYIIVVHAVYDIPGITRDGIEMEDASEKIYDYMLCSICPVKLSKAGLGYNESKNVIEDRFRDWIVEGPTKGFLFPAFIERDMDIHNMLYFTKKPDDLQPEFVEAMFGGRAPISAPEQKDLFDAVVQNTIGDDADYDIMRNIHDNLNDMIENHEGDPEPLELTKKDVKQLLMDSGVAQERLDYFDENYEKCGGEETDSFLASNIANTKKFDIETPDVVIKVNPDRTDLVESRIVDGRQCLVIAVDDHIEVNGINVRTFMNK; encoded by the coding sequence ATGAATAAGGCAGAAACACTAGAAATCAAGAAACAGTTTACACCAGACAAATGCACTATCGATCACATTTGCGGATGCTATGTTGATCATGAAAAGAACAAGAGACTTACCTTTAGAAAGGCCTTCGGACAGATTCCGGAGGAGGAGATGTACAAATATCTGGATATTTTCCAGCATACACTTGCAGGTACCTTCGGCAAGAACCTTATTAGTCTTGAGTTCCCTCTGGACCAGGAACAGCCGGGAGGGACTCAAGATTTTCTTTTGACTCTCAGAAATTCAAGACTCGAAGATGACGAGCTCTTAGAAGAGTTTTACGACAAGATCATTGCAAATTATGTAAATGGCGAGAATTATTACATTATTGTAGTCCATGCAGTATATGATATTCCGGGCATCACAAGAGATGGAATAGAGATGGAGGATGCTTCAGAGAAAATATATGATTACATGCTCTGCAGTATCTGTCCTGTTAAACTTTCCAAGGCAGGCCTTGGATACAATGAGTCCAAGAATGTAATTGAGGACAGATTCCGTGACTGGATTGTAGAAGGCCCTACAAAGGGATTTCTTTTCCCCGCATTTATAGAAAGAGATATGGATATTCACAACATGCTCTATTTCACCAAGAAGCCTGATGATCTTCAGCCTGAGTTTGTTGAAGCTATGTTTGGTGGAAGAGCTCCTATTTCTGCTCCGGAACAGAAGGATCTTTTTGATGCGGTTGTTCAGAATACCATTGGCGATGATGCTGACTACGATATCATGAGAAATATCCATGATAATCTTAACGACATGATCGAGAACCATGAAGGTGATCCTGAACCACTTGAGCTTACCAAGAAGGATGTCAAGCAGCTTCTTATGGATAGTGGAGTAGCTCAGGAGAGACTTGATTATTTTGATGAGAACTATGAGAAGTGCGGTGGCGAAGAGACAGATTCTTTCCTGGCCAGCAACATTGCTAATACCAAGAAATTTGACATTGAAACACCTGATGTTGTGATCAAGGTTAATCCGGACAGGACTGATCTTGTTGAATCAAGGATCGTAGACGGAAGGCAGTGCCTCGTAATTGCGGTTGATGACCATATTGAGGTTAATGGCATAAATGTTCGTACCTTCATGAACAAATAA
- the fliY gene encoding flagellar motor switch phosphatase FliY, protein MEELNLTQEQIDIIGEIANISMGNSATTLSMMVNRKVDITTPNVKMIKRSEALDDYEKTCIFVQIHYVKGLQGNNVLVLKEHDVKVMTDLMMGGDGTNTSGEITELHLSAASEAMNQMMGTSATSLSSMLGVPTDISTPIVNQIDVESIKVFEKMFDTTYDKFVKIAFRMTIGDLIDSVMVQLYPVQFAVDMCQKFMDKGQ, encoded by the coding sequence TTGGAAGAATTAAATTTAACCCAGGAACAGATAGATATCATAGGTGAAATCGCTAATATCAGTATGGGTAATTCCGCAACCACTCTGAGTATGATGGTCAATAGGAAGGTTGATATCACGACTCCTAACGTTAAGATGATCAAGAGAAGTGAGGCGCTGGATGATTACGAGAAAACCTGTATTTTCGTTCAGATCCATTATGTAAAAGGCCTTCAGGGCAACAATGTGCTTGTCCTCAAAGAACATGATGTGAAAGTCATGACTGATCTTATGATGGGCGGAGACGGCACCAATACTTCAGGTGAGATTACGGAACTTCATTTATCGGCTGCTTCGGAAGCCATGAATCAGATGATGGGAACAAGTGCGACATCTCTTTCATCTATGCTTGGAGTGCCTACAGATATCAGCACACCTATAGTTAATCAGATTGATGTAGAGAGTATAAAAGTCTTTGAAAAAATGTTTGATACCACTTATGATAAGTTTGTTAAAATAGCTTTTAGGATGACGATAGGTGACCTAATCGATTCCGTCATGGTACAATTATATCCGGTGCAGTTCGCAGTGGATATGTGCCAAAAATTTATGGATAAAGGACAGTAA
- a CDS encoding DeoR/GlpR family DNA-binding transcription regulator gives MLTKERQDLIVSYINEKNAVTVAELMEEFGASAATIRRDLTSLHDEKRIIKVFGGATSISDTDVNTFEPSVSAKSSLNIEEKEAISKYAASLIHDDDFVYIDSGTTTLEMIKYITNTKAKYITNGIVHAKKLLEKGLNTMIIGGRCKPTTEAIIGPDCIEGISKYHFTKAFMGTNGISLHAGYTTPDVDEALVKQEAVKHAYVSYILADHTKFGKVSSVTFAEIPNCCIITDSDVSKNYSSKTIIKNVNEEKK, from the coding sequence ATGCTCACAAAAGAACGTCAGGACTTAATAGTTTCATATATAAATGAAAAAAACGCAGTAACAGTTGCTGAACTTATGGAAGAATTCGGAGCTTCGGCAGCCACGATCAGAAGAGATCTTACCAGTCTGCACGACGAAAAGAGGATCATCAAGGTATTTGGAGGCGCCACATCTATTTCAGATACGGATGTGAATACCTTCGAGCCAAGCGTATCTGCCAAGTCTTCACTTAACATAGAGGAAAAGGAAGCAATCAGTAAGTACGCTGCATCTCTTATCCATGATGATGATTTCGTATATATAGATTCCGGTACCACTACCCTTGAGATGATCAAGTACATCACCAATACCAAGGCCAAGTACATCACAAACGGAATCGTTCACGCCAAGAAGCTTTTAGAGAAGGGACTTAACACAATGATCATCGGTGGCAGATGTAAACCTACAACGGAAGCCATCATCGGTCCCGACTGTATTGAAGGGATCAGCAAGTATCACTTCACCAAAGCTTTCATGGGCACAAACGGGATTTCACTCCACGCAGGCTACACTACTCCTGATGTGGATGAAGCGCTGGTCAAGCAGGAAGCAGTCAAGCACGCTTATGTATCTTACATACTTGCTGACCACACTAAATTTGGCAAGGTGAGTTCAGTAACCTTTGCCGAGATACCTAACTGCTGCATCATTACTGACAGTGATGTTTCCAAGAATTACAGCAGTAAAACCATTATCAAGAATGTCAATGAGGAGAAAAAATGA
- the pfkB gene encoding 1-phosphofructokinase, producing MIYTITFNPAIDYVVRMGAELLPGMTNRSDSEECYFGGKGINVSTILQNLGIENTALGFVAGFTGKAIAESVNQKGIKADFIELPEGISRINVKIKGAAETEINAQGPKIPQDAIDKLFKQLEALQDGDTIILAGSIPNSLPSDIYEKILEKLSDRQINTVVDATKDLLKNVLKYHPFLIKPNNHELGEMFGTVLKTDEEIEAHAKKLQEMGARNVLISMAGDGAMLITETGEKHRVGVPKGQVRNSVGAGDSMVAGFVAGYMQKHDYAEALKMGTAAGSATAFSDDLATGEAIRELYSKL from the coding sequence ATGATCTACACAATTACCTTTAATCCTGCTATTGATTACGTTGTTCGAATGGGAGCAGAACTTCTCCCGGGAATGACTAATCGCTCAGATTCAGAGGAATGCTACTTTGGAGGAAAAGGAATTAACGTTTCCACAATCCTTCAGAATCTGGGAATTGAGAACACTGCTCTCGGCTTTGTAGCCGGATTTACAGGAAAAGCCATTGCCGAAAGCGTTAACCAAAAAGGAATCAAGGCTGATTTTATCGAACTGCCCGAAGGAATCTCCAGGATAAATGTCAAGATCAAGGGCGCAGCTGAGACTGAGATAAATGCTCAGGGGCCTAAGATTCCACAGGATGCTATCGACAAGCTCTTTAAACAGCTGGAAGCTTTACAGGACGGCGACACGATCATCCTTGCAGGAAGTATTCCAAACTCACTTCCAAGCGACATTTATGAGAAGATTCTCGAGAAACTCTCAGACAGACAAATCAATACCGTTGTAGACGCAACCAAGGACCTTCTCAAAAACGTGCTCAAATATCATCCATTCCTGATCAAGCCTAACAATCATGAGCTTGGTGAGATGTTCGGAACAGTACTTAAGACTGATGAAGAAATCGAAGCTCATGCCAAGAAGCTTCAGGAAATGGGCGCCAGAAACGTTCTGATCTCTATGGCTGGCGACGGTGCAATGCTCATAACAGAAACCGGTGAGAAGCACAGAGTCGGAGTTCCAAAGGGACAGGTCAGAAACTCAGTTGGTGCCGGTGACTCCATGGTTGCAGGTTTCGTTGCAGGCTATATGCAAAAGCACGACTATGCTGAAGCTCTCAAGATGGGAACAGCCGCAGGAAGTGCTACCGCTTTCTCAGATGACCTTGCAACAGGTGAAGCGATCAGAGAACTCTATTCCAAGCTTTGA